Within Candidatus Bathyarchaeota archaeon, the genomic segment CTGATATAGGGAACCACTGACTTTAAGTCCTGTCTGGTTGAAATTTTGACCCCCATAGCTTGCTACCCAAAGGTGAAGGTTCGTGAATTGACTATCAGTTACTCCCGCATCTTTCTCGACATTTATTCCAACAGAATTGTCAATTAAGTTAAAGTAACACCTTGAAACGGATATGCACTGATAAGAGCCTGTGCCTGGTGCTATTGGTGCGCGGAAAACTATTCCTTGGGTACATTGTACAAAGTGGCAATCATCAATCTTGTTACTTTCTGACCAATCGAAAGTGTTGGCAAGTTCAATTCCGACAGGGCAATTGATAAAATTTATGTCATTGACTATTGTTCGGAAAGAGTTTTCCAGCCTCAGGGTACCGTTATAGATTGTGAATCCCGAGATTTGGTCGTATTGGGAATCTTCGCAGGAGTCACCGACAATTTTTATAAGGTGATTATTACAAAATAGTGTCGCGCTCTCCCCTGTTATAATTGCGCCTTTTTTATTGTGACAAAATACATCTGAGTATAACTGGTAATAGCCACTTTTCACGTAAACACTGTTTTTATGTTCCAATGCATAATTAAGGGCTAAGGCAACGTCTGTGGAGTTAAATTCCACTTTGCCTGTTTCACCATTTTTCACAAAACAGATGCTTGATAGGAGGTCTTCTCCATAGATCGTGTAATCGTATTCTTGCAGTGGCAGTTTATTGGTTAAGTCAGTGAGTTGTCCTGTTGCTTCTTGTTTAAATTCATCTAGTTGGTCAGCTTGAGTAGCTAAAGAGGACTCAAGGTCACCAATTCTGATGTAAGCAGCCGCGAAGGCGCTTGTGAAAATACAGGCTATTATGATAAATGCTGCAGCAGTGTATAGGGTTGTTGTTTTCGTTTTTAGGCCATCCTCAGAATTTGTTTGTCAATAATGTATTTAACTATAGCTTCAATTAAGGTTTATATCAGGTTGATTAAAAAAATTCTGAAATAGTGAATTTAAAAAAATTTTTAACATAAAAATATACTTCAACGTAATCATAACAAAGACGCAACGCATCACACCACTAAGAAAGCATCAATCAGCCAGAAATAGCTTTAACGTTACGTATTATCATGTTTGCTTCTCCGGTACCTTCAATAGTAATCGTTAACCAGTCCGCCCCATCCTGATGAGAAATTGACATATCATCAGGCAGCGCACTATTCAGAACAAACTCAAGCTGAGTAAGAGAGTTCGTGAAGTTATAACCTGTAAAAGAAAAAGCCAAATCTATCTTGGTAAATGTATAGTTTGTCAACAAAGTATCGTACGTTTCTAATCCAATGCCCACTGATTCTGACCCACTAATAGTTCCAAAATTGCTACTACTAATATTATACAAATCCAAACATAACAAGTCACCAACCCAGTAAATATGAGAGGCAGAGGTCATCGCTGAGATTCCTGCTTCCAGCGCAGTTGTTCCCCACGGCGTTGCCATATACGCAAGAGGAAAACCATTTGACTTATAATATAATGCACCACAGGCAGTGTAAGTTATATTGGCAGTTGAAGGCTGAAGCGAGTTCAAAAACAACATACATGATGATGAATTAGTTTCAAATTGTACATGTGAAGTGTTAGCTATTTTTGAAGTTAAGTTATAGATGGGGGATAACAAGTTAAGTTCAAGCGAGTCACCAGAAAACATGGAGTAATTATAGTAAGCGGACTCTGAGTTAGCTGTAACATTGAGCTGTAACCTCATAAAGTCTGTCGTGTTATTGAGCCATTGTGAACTAATCTGTGTAGCTACTTGCAGGTCTTGACCACTTGTAAAGTTGCAGGAGGCAGCAATATTTTCAGTCACATTAGTAAAATAGTAGTAAACCTCAGATATGTCAGCCACAGTTATATTTTGAGGTTCCGGAGATTTCGTGAAGAATCTTTCTTCACTCACTAGCTGTGTCGCATTTTCAACAGTAACATTAACGCCTATTGAAGGCAAATAACCCAACTGCCCCGTGTAAGTTGCAGGCGAAAAGAAGGGTGTGCCAGAGTAAGATAAGGAAAGTGTGGATGTCCCTTCACTGTACAGTTTTTCAAAATTGTAGAGAATGTTTTGAGAATGCGAAAAAGCATTCTGCCTATCTAACTCGGGAACAATATACGCTTGAAAAGTAATTGAAACAGTCACGATAGCTGCAAGCAATATTGAAGCAGCAACTACCGAAGAAACAGCTTTCTTGTTAGATTTTAATTTGAACTTCAAATTTTCTCGCCTACCTCTGCAAGGATTTGGGTTTTAGAACTCAACGTATAGTAAACGGTACCGTGTGACAACTCGTCCAAGGTTACACTTATTTGGAATTGTTCCCCGAATTTGACATTGTAAAGATAGAAGTTTCCAGGCTCTGTATAAACATCTCCAGGCACCGTCTCTGTTGTGCCGTTATAGGTAAGTGTTGTTGGGAGGGTACATGTGGTGCCGTTTTCGTATTCAAAGTATATTCGTCCTGTAATGCTTGTTGGGTCACCGCCTGAATGAATCGTTGTAAAATTCATAGTGTCATCTTTTGTTACAGTCCACACATGGACTTTGGTGAGTTCTTTGTCTTTGATGTAGTAGGAAACGTTGCTCTGCAGGGAAACTATGAAAGTAATAGACAGTATAACGACCATAACCAGTATGAGCATTTCTGAAACCACATTAGATAAAGCTAATTTTGACCTGTTTTTCCTCATGGACCCCACCCCAATATAAGCACTGCAACCAGAACCATTACAAAACTATGCTTCAACCCTGAGACCACGCTGCTCTCAAGCATCGTACCGATAATTAAACCAAGAAAAACAGCTAGAAACAGTGATGTAAAATAGCCCTGAACCATAATCGGTGAGAAAACCGCCATGCTCCCGCCAAACCCAGCTATGTTTGAGAATGAAGCAAAAAACTGCGTTTTCAGCGTGTAATAAATGTATATGTAGACGCCAAAACTGACGTATGTCGCTATGAGTTGCCCAACAAGGCTGGAGGTTCGGTCCCGCTTTACTTTCATGTAGGCTTCTGCATCATCAGCTGCCATAATCAGGACTTCTTTCATGTTCTTTGTTGATTCAGACGCAATAATTATTAAACTGACAACCCGTTTGAGAACGATAGAAGCGGTTCGGTACTCCACCATCAACAAAGCACGTTTCAGGGGAATGCCAAGTTTGGTTGAGTGAATTTTTTGCATTTCCCTACCCAGCAAACCTAACTTGCTTTTAAGCACCAAATCTATCGCTTTCAAAACTGAACCTTCCCGCTCAACCGTTTCAGATAGTCCCCTCAAAAAGTCAGGAATTCTCCGTTCAATCGAGGAGATATAGTGGGTCTGGATTTCATGTGGAACCAGAATTATCAAGCACACCGCTAGTAACGTGTAGACCCCAACTTGGTATACGCCAGTTCCTGTTAGATACAGATAGACTAAGAAGATAGCTGTTGGAATAGAGGCTACAAGTGGGAAAAACCATGGGTAAAGAAAAAGCATGTTAATTGGCTTTTTAAGAGCATTTTTGAAACGCATAATTACATCGCGGCGTTCAAAATCTGCGCTTTTACTTTTAGTATCAGGTAACACATCTATGTTTTCCATCGTTGGAATTGGAACCACAGTTTTTATAACTGAAACCAGTTTGGGTGATGGAAAAATAGCTTTCACATACAATAAGACAAGCAATGCGGACAGGGGCATAACCAGCAGCAGGTACAAGTTGCAGATGCTTACGATGCTAGGGTTTAAAACACCTAAAGAAACACCCGTAGCAAGCACCAAAGTCGGTGTCACCGCAACAACTATAACCGCGACTTCCCCAATTAGGCTAATGTTCTCATTTAGCGTGGTTCTTTCACGTTTTTCCTTTTCAAAGTACTCATCGAACTTTGTTTTGAAAAAAGTACTAACTGAAAGAGACTGCTCAGTTGCCAAAATAAAACTGTAGATGAATTCTCTGAGTTTCTTGGAGCTGGTTGTTTTGGCAACGTACCGCAAGGAAGTGTTTAGGCTTTCACCCAGGTTATTTACTCGCTTGACCACCATGCCAAACTCTTCAGAGATTGCGCCATACACGGTCTTGTTTTGAGAGAGTCGCTCCAATGCTTCAATTGGTTGCAGACCACTTTTAGTCATAGTATAAAGAAAAGCGCTTGCATGGTGTATGTTTTGGTCTATGTTATTTCGTCGGGCAATCATATCATATCTTGGTCTAAAATAGAAAAACAGTAAAATCAAAACCAGCGCGATTAAGGGAAGATAAAGTATAACTTCGCCAAGCACAAAAAAAACTATGTTAACACCTTGAATAAGCTCAAGTAACCCCATAAATTTCATTACAAAAACAAAAGGAATCATAAATAACGCAGACAAAAACGCCTGAGCAAGACTATAGCTAAGGTACATGTCTCCAGGCGTTGATATTCTGGCGTTGGTTAAAGTTTTCTCAGTTGATTCTGCCAGCTTATCAAACGGTTTATGCTTAAATAAGCCGCCAAAAATTCGAAAACTCAGGGAATCTTTCAAGTCTGCGTCTCCTGGGGAGGATGAATTAAGTCAGCACCTATCTTTTGGCGGTAAGTATCGATTGCATTTGTGAACTCCACGTAGTTTTGGGTACCGCTTGAAAGCAACTCTTCTAGGAAGTTTTGTCTTTGGCGTATTTCATTGAGGATGTCTTCTTGGTTTTTGCCGGTTAGACGTTTGAGTTTTTCAAACACTCTTTTCATCGGCTGGGTTTTTTCCATCCTGTCGGTTTGAGAGTTCCAAGTGTAGAGTGGACTGCAAACGGCTTTCTGGTTTTCCACGTCTACCTCTTTTATTTCAGAGAGCGAAACACATCGCCTTACTTCTTTGTGACCAGACTGGACTAGGGATTGTACCAGTACAAGGTCGAGAGGAAGAATCATGGCAGGAGGCACAGAAATTGGGGGGTTAAAGAGACGTATGAATACTTCATCCACACTGCCCGCGTGGATTGTGGAAAACACGATGTGCCCAGTGTTCATAGCTTGGAATAAAATGCTGGCTTCTTCACCTCTGACTTCGCCGACAAGCAGGTATTCAGGTCTAAGTCTTAGGGCTCTTTTTAGCAGAAACATTTCATCGATTCCTGAGGTTAACCCAGCAATTTTTTTGTCTTGACGGGTTACGAGGGGAACCCAGTTATCGTGCATGAGGCGAAGTTCACGGGTGTCTTCTATACTTACGATTCTGCGGTTTTTGGGGATAAACAAGCTTAGAGCGTTTAGGGTAGTTGTCTTTCCAGATGCAGTTCCCCCAATGACTAAGATGTTTATTTTGTGTTCAATAAGATACCATACTAAACCCATCAACTCCGAGTTGAACGTACCAAGCCTGATGAGATCAGTTGGGGAAAACGGGTTTAGGCGGATTTTGCGGATTCCAAAAGAACTGCCGCGGTCGCTGATTTCGTTTCTCCAAAACGCGGTGAGACGTGACCCATCTTTTAGGGAAGCTTCCGCCACGGGTTCGCCGATGCAGATGTGTCTGTTCGCGAGCTCGGCTAGGTGTGAGGTGAAATCGTCTAGGTTGTTTTCGCTGTAGGTTATGTTTGTGGGCATAAAGCCGTATTCGATGTGATAAACATATACGGGCAGGTTTGGTCCATTGCAGGTGATTTCCTCAATTAAAGAGTCTTTGTAGAGGGGGTCTATGCTGTCGTAGCCGAGGCTTTTTCTTTTCAGGAAGTAGGAAAGTTTTGCTTCTTGAATTTTGTTAACTTTTAAGTACGCGTGTATGATGCTTGCGGCTTCACTGTTAAACACTTTTTCAGGGTCTTGCTCGGTTAAGCTAAGCCGGTCAACCAGCCTGTTGTAGACACGGTTTAAAACATCATATTCTGAAGAGGACAATGTTGGCGTGATAATGTTGTAGACGTAATCAATTTTTTCCCTGGTTATTGCCACGGCAGCAAAGGGTTTTTCCAGCCAGTACCAAGTCGCGATTTCCGCTGGAACAGGAGGATTTCCAGTGGATAAGTTGGATATTTTGTGTTCTATTTCTTGGGATAAGTCTGTTTGAAAATCTGGTACAGGAACCTTTTTGCTTTTAGCTTTCTTAGAATCAGCGGAATTGACGACTGGCTTTTTACTTTTTTTTGGAGAGATTAACTTCATTAGAGATTACCCATTCACGCGTTTTTTGTAACCGATGTCTTCTCTTCAAGCAAAATTTGGCTGTTTAGCCAAAATCTTGCACCATCCAATTTTGTGCAAGCAAAGACGAAGAGTCCTTGCTGCTGGCAGTCATTTGCCCAGTTCGGAAAGATTCAGTCATAAGCTTTTATAAACCTTAGTTTAACAAAAAGTAATGTGAGGTTGATTAACTAAGAATTAACTATTATCCGTTCTGCACAAAAAAAGCTGTAGCTGAAAAAATTACGTGTACAAGAGTAAAATTCACAAAAAAAATGGGGGAGGGTTAAATACGGAAAGGTGTTTAACTTGATACTGTTACGGTTGTAGCAGTCACAGGCTGACTGTTCATGCTTATTTCAACGATGAATTGGTAACCTGCTTCTACCTGCTGCATCATGAAACCGTATTCAAAGCAATAGTCAAGATTCAGCACCAGAGTTTCACCAGGGCCAAATTCACCGCCGTGACCAGCTGAATCCACAGGGTGTGGATGTTCTTTCACAGCGTAATAGAAGTTACGGTATGGGTCTTCGTTTTCAGAGTCTAGATTTTGATTTATGTCCACGAC encodes:
- a CDS encoding type II/IV secretion system ATPase subunit, giving the protein MKLISPKKSKKPVVNSADSKKAKSKKVPVPDFQTDLSQEIEHKISNLSTGNPPVPAEIATWYWLEKPFAAVAITREKIDYVYNIITPTLSSSEYDVLNRVYNRLVDRLSLTEQDPEKVFNSEAASIIHAYLKVNKIQEAKLSYFLKRKSLGYDSIDPLYKDSLIEEITCNGPNLPVYVYHIEYGFMPTNITYSENNLDDFTSHLAELANRHICIGEPVAEASLKDGSRLTAFWRNEISDRGSSFGIRKIRLNPFSPTDLIRLGTFNSELMGLVWYLIEHKINILVIGGTASGKTTTLNALSLFIPKNRRIVSIEDTRELRLMHDNWVPLVTRQDKKIAGLTSGIDEMFLLKRALRLRPEYLLVGEVRGEEASILFQAMNTGHIVFSTIHAGSVDEVFIRLFNPPISVPPAMILPLDLVLVQSLVQSGHKEVRRCVSLSEIKEVDVENQKAVCSPLYTWNSQTDRMEKTQPMKRVFEKLKRLTGKNQEDILNEIRQRQNFLEELLSSGTQNYVEFTNAIDTYRQKIGADLIHPPQETQT
- a CDS encoding type II secretion system F family protein, encoding MKDSLSFRIFGGLFKHKPFDKLAESTEKTLTNARISTPGDMYLSYSLAQAFLSALFMIPFVFVMKFMGLLELIQGVNIVFFVLGEVILYLPLIALVLILLFFYFRPRYDMIARRNNIDQNIHHASAFLYTMTKSGLQPIEALERLSQNKTVYGAISEEFGMVVKRVNNLGESLNTSLRYVAKTTSSKKLREFIYSFILATEQSLSVSTFFKTKFDEYFEKEKRERTTLNENISLIGEVAVIVVAVTPTLVLATGVSLGVLNPSIVSICNLYLLLVMPLSALLVLLYVKAIFPSPKLVSVIKTVVPIPTMENIDVLPDTKSKSADFERRDVIMRFKNALKKPINMLFLYPWFFPLVASIPTAIFLVYLYLTGTGVYQVGVYTLLAVCLIILVPHEIQTHYISSIERRIPDFLRGLSETVEREGSVLKAIDLVLKSKLGLLGREMQKIHSTKLGIPLKRALLMVEYRTASIVLKRVVSLIIIASESTKNMKEVLIMAADDAEAYMKVKRDRTSSLVGQLIATYVSFGVYIYIYYTLKTQFFASFSNIAGFGGSMAVFSPIMVQGYFTSLFLAVFLGLIIGTMLESSVVSGLKHSFVMVLVAVLILGWGP